The sequence below is a genomic window from Lentimicrobium saccharophilum.
TCAATGCCAACAGAATTTACCAGGAAGGCATGGCTGTTGCCCAGAATCAAACCACAGCCACGCTTGAACGCTGGACCGGCGAAGGAACCAGCAACACAATGCCCAGGGCGGTATTTAACGACCCAAACAAAAACACCAGGGTTTCTGATCGATTCATCGAGGATGGCAGTTACTTGAAAATCAAGAACCTGACCTTAGGCTACACATTCAGACAGAAATGGCTTGAGAAAGCCAAACTCAGTTCGGCCAGGGTCTATTTCTCGGCTCAGAACCTGCTGACAATTACCAATTATTCCGGATTCGATCCCGAAGTACCGGTCAATGGCATAGACCTGAATGTTTATCCGGTTACCAGAACGGTCAGCGCCGGTATTAACCTGATTTTCTGAAACAATACAAAACTAAAGATATGAAAACCTTAAAATATACCCTTGCATGCCTGATGCTGATTTCATTGGCTGCATGCGAAAAGTTTCTTGACACTGCCCCCCTCGACAGCATCAATACCTCTAACTTCTACAAGACGAAAGAAGATGCCATTGCAGCCATTAACGGTGCATATCAGCCGCTGCAGTGGCCCAAGCTATACAATATGAGGATCTGGACAACCGATATCTGGGCCGGAAACAGCCTTGTCGGCGCCGGCGGGGGTACCGATGGTATCGAAACCCAGGATATTGCAAACTTTGTTACATCAACCGACAATGCAGCTGCTCTTGACGTGTGGAGGGGGCCCGCTCCCGGAATCCTGAGGTGCAACCTGGTACTGGAGAATGTTCCCGGAATGGACATTGACCAGGATCTTAAAAACCGGATAACCGGAGAGGCTTACTTCCTGAGGGCCAATTACTATTTTATCCTTGTAAGGCTGTTTGGAGATGTTCCGTTAATCACCAAAGCCCAGACCCCGGATGATGACCTCCGGCCCCGCCGCACTGCCGCCTCAGTTGTTTATGATACCATTATAGGCGACCTGAAACGTGCTATTGAACTGTTGCCTCAGCGCGAGGCATATTCGGGTGCTGATATCGGACGGGCCAGCAAAGGAGCCGCCACCGGGATGCTCGCAAAGGTTTATCTGACGCTGGGCAGGTATGACGAAACCGTTAATCTGTGCCAGAGGGTAACATCACTGGGCTATACTTTAAACGAAAACTATACCGATAACTTCAACCCATCAAGAAAAAACTCACCGGAGAGCCTCTTCGAGGTTCAGTATTACGGTAAAACCAGTTACAGTTTCTGGGACAACGAAAATCAGGCCAGTTGGGTCAGCACATTCACAGGCCCCCGGAATTCAGATTTTGTAGCCGGAGGTTGGGGATGGAACCAGCCCACCCAGGAGTTTGTAAGCCTTTATGAAAACGGCGACAATCGCAAAGAAGCAACGATTCTTTATGATGGATGTCCCTCTTTCGATGAAAAAGAGTATAAAGCTTCATTTTCATCAACAGGATACAACCTGCGCAAATTCCTGGTTTCAAAATCTGTAACTGAAGATTACGATGGCAGTCCTGCCAACTGGCCGGTGTTGCGCTATGCCGATGTATTGCTGATGGAAGCAGAAGCCCTATGCGAATTAAACCGCACAGGCGAAGCTTATGGCCCGCTTAATCAGGTGCGCAACAGGGCCGGATTGGACAATCTGAGCGGTTTGTCGCAGTCAGCCCTGCGCGATGCCATCAGAAAAGAAAGAAGAATAGAACTTGCATTCGAAGGCTCACGATGGTTCGACCTGATCCGTTATGACAATGGTCAGTATGCTGCTGCATTCTTCAACAGCATTGGTAAAACAAATTTTTCATCAAAGTTCCTTCTGTTGCCGATTCCGCAAAAGGAAATTGATGCCAACCCCAATTTAACTCAAAATTCAGGTTACTAAACCTTCAAAAATAAAACTATGAAACGATTAACATACATAGCATGCTGTCTGATGGCAATGGCATTTGCAACAGGCTGCAAAGAAGATGAACTCGCCGACCTGAATAAAGGCGACACTCCCCTGGCACTGACCCTTTCGGAGCAAACACTTATCCTGAACGAAACAAACAGGGATAAGACAATATTAAGTATGAACTGGACTTCGGGAAGCAACTATGGAACCAATGCCGCAATTACCTACGAATTACAGATAGCTCAGGCTGGCACAGGGTTTACCGATCCGCTTACTTATTTCCCGGGAAAAACAGTTTATAATTACACTTTTACCACCAAAGCGCTGAACAATGCAATAAGAGGGCATTTTAACACACAGGCGGGAACCGGAATTACATTAGAAGCCAGGGTCATTGCCACTGTAGCAGCAGACAATGTTGACCCACAGGTTTCACCGGTAGTAAGTTTCAGTGTGACCACTTATGAACCTGTTTCAGAAACCCTTTTCCTTTACGGTACTGCAACTTCCGCCGGTTGGGACAACAGTCAGGCCATCGCAATGACTCCGGCAGAAGTTCCCGGAACATTCACCTGGCAGGGACAGCTCAGCTCAGGCGGGTTTAAGTTCTTAACCGTTGCTGGTCAGGATTTCCCTTCTTATGTCAAAGGCAACAGCCAAAACAGTATCGTGCTGCGCACTTCGGCATCCCAAACCGACAACCCCTGGACTATTTCGGATCCGGGAATTTATGAAATCGAAGTCAATCTGCTCGCCCTTTCTGTTTTAATCACTAAAATGGAAGGACCGGCTTACAGTCAGATTTTTATGGTTGGAAGCGCTGCGCCCAACGGGTGGGATATCTCCAATGCAACCGAGCTCGTTCAAAATCCTGACAACCTGTATGAGTTTACTTACACCGGAGTAATGAACCCGGGCGAATTTAAATTCCCTGTAAACCGCAATTCCGACTGGCAACAGGACATGTATATGAAGCTGGATGAAACCCATATGTACCTGCATCACGGCGGAGACCCCGACGACAGCAAGTGGGAAATCGCGAAGAAGGGTTATTACACCATCACGCTGAATCTGCAGGACCTTACCATCAGCATCAACAGGCTCAAACTATACATGGTTGGCAGTGCTACTCCCATTGGCTGGGACATCAGTAATTCTATTGAGATGGAAGAGGATGCTACTGACGGGTGCATATTTAAATATTCGGGGCCTATGATTGCCGGCGAATTCAAATTCCCTGTCAACCGAAACTCCGACTGGGGCCAGGATATGTATATGAGACTGGACGATACCCATATGTACCTCCATCACGGAGGCGACCCCGACGATAACAAATGGACGCTGACAGAGGATGGCAATTACGCGATTACTGCAAATGTTGAAGCCCTGACAATAAACATTCAAAAACTTTAGGTTGGTTTGGATTGGTGTGTGTTAAAAGAATCCGGAATTCATACAGAGAGTTGATAAAACCATTAACGGACAGTCCTGACAATCAGAATCTTATCCGCTCTTTGGGAAACTTAATGATGAATTCCGGTTCTTTTCACCTTACTTTACCGGATTACTCTTTAACTATGCAAGTGACCAAAGCCATTACAAACAGGCCGGTGTTTTTATTTCTCGTTGCCTTAATAGCTCTATCAGGATGCAGCAAGGATAAGGCAGATACAGGCAATGACAGCATCCCCGGAAACCTTCCGGCGCCTGTGTTTTATAATCTGGCCGTAGAATCGGACAAAGCCTGCTATCGGCCCGGCGAGGAGGTAAATTTCTCATTGACCGGACCCATAAGCCTGCCGGCAAGGGTAAGGTATAAAAACCTGAACACCCTGGTTGAAGATATTGAGCTTAACGGAACTGCCTGGAAATGGAAAACCCCCGATACCGATTTCAAAGGTTATCTTGCAGAAGTTTATGGGATGGATAACAACAAAGAAGTGATCTATGCTTCCATAGCGATTGATGTATCATCCGACTGGACAAAATTTCCGCGTTACGGATTCCTGAGCAATTTCGGTGTTGCAGATGATCAAAAAATCCCTCAGGTAATAGCTGATTTAAACCGTTATCACATTAACGGGCTTCAATTTTACGACTGGCACAACAAGCATCACAAACCCCTTCCTGTGTCAGGAGGAATGCCGGAGACAACCTGGAAAGATATCGGTAACAGAATTGTTAGTTTAAGCACAGTTAAACATTACATACAGGCGGCCCACGACCGGAATATGAAGGCCATGTTCTACAACCTGTTGTACGGCGCGTGGGACAATGCCCAGGCCGATGGGGTAGAACGGGAATGGTACATATTTACCGACAATACGCACACCAATCTTGATTTTCATGCACTTTCCAATCCGTTTCTGAGCAACCTCTATCTGCTGGATCCTTCTAATACAGGTTGGCAGCACTACCTGAATGCTCAGCATGAGATCGTCTATAACCACCTTGACTTTGACGGCTACCATATTGACCAACTGGGCGACAGAGGTAACAGGTACACTTACAATGGCAATTTCCTGAACCTGGCCCAGTCATTCGGCTCATTCCTGGAGTCAAACAACACTGCTTTCCCGGGAAAATATGCCGTTATGAATGCAGTAAATCAATACGGGCAGCAAACCCTTGCACAATCACCTGTCAACTTTCTTTACACTGAAGTATGGCAACCTTTCGACACCTACAAAGACCTGACATCTATCATCAAACAGAACAACATGCTGACAGGTGCAACAAAAAACCAGGTACTTGCCGCCTATGTAAATTACGAACTGTCAGATACAAGGGAATTCTTCAATGACGCATCGGTGCTGTTTGCCGATGCAGTAATCTTTGCTTTTGGAGGAGCGCATCTCGAACTGGGTGAACACATGCTCAGCAGGGAATATTTCCCGAATAACAAACTCCGGGTCAGCGAGACCCTCAAAACCGCCCTTATTGCGTATTACGATTTTATGGTAGCTTACCAGAACCTGTTGCGTGATGGAGGCATTTTTAATAACATAACCCTGCATCCGGTTGACGACAAGGTTAAATTCGCGGCATGGCCTGAAACAAGCGGCTGTGTTTCCGTAGCCGGCAAACAGGTTGGTGAACGCCAGGTGATTCATCTGATTAATTTTTCGGCTGCCACCACTACATCATGGCGCGACAACTCAGGAATTCAGGCGATGCCCCCAATCATCAGCGGGGCAAAAATATCATTTACCCATCACGGCCAGATAAACGAAATCTGGATGGCATCACCTGACATCGCCGGCGGTTCACCCCGGAATCTGGAGTTCCTGAAGCAAGGCGACAAAATCAGCATTGAAATCCCTTCGCTGAAGTATTGGAACATGATTGTTGTGGAATAACAGCCGGTTTCATTCCGGGGAAATCAAGCAATGCCAAACAAAAAAATATAAAACTATTAAACACTGACACCAAACACTGCCTTCATGAAGATTCTGAAGCTACTGACTTTCTTCGTAATCGTATCCGGAACAATTTTCGCCCGCGACAATGATACCCCTGCCCCTGTTTTTCCGGGAAACTGCCTTTCGTATCAGATAACCGGGCCACAGGTGACCTTCCGGTGCGAATCTGAAATTAATGTAATGCTGAAACTCTGCTCACCGGGCATAATCAGGTTCTGGTATGAACAGGGTGAATTCAGCCGGCAGAATGAATCGTTTGCCGTTGTTAATGATGATATTGACAATCAACTTACATGGTCGGTTACCGAACAGGAATCAGGGTATGAATTATACACAACCTCACTGATTATCAGGATAAAGAAAAGACCTTTTCAGGTAAGGATTTACGACAAATACCAGAAACTTCTGCTCGAAGATTATGGCAATGAGGGTTTTGAGAAGGTTTCAGACACGATTATCTGCCGAAAACTGCTCAGAGACGGAGAAAATATATATGGATTGGGCGAAAAATCAGGGAAACTCAACCGCCGGGGCGGGCGCTATACAATGTGGAACAGTGATAAACCCTGCTACGACATCAATGAAGATCCGCTTTATAAAAGTATTCCCTTTTTTATCAGCAGTGCAGGGTATGGCATTTATTTCGACAATACTTACCGGAGCACTTTTGATTTCGGGGCTTCAAAACAGGACTGCCTGACTATTTCAGCTCCCGGGGGAGAAATGATCTGTTATTTTATTTATGGCCCTTCAATGCCGCAAATCATCGAAAAATACATGCAGCTTACAGGGAGTCCCATTATGCCTCCGGTGTGGGCCCTGGGCTTTTCACAGTGCAGGGGATTGCTCACCAATGAACAGCTTACCCGCGACATTGCCGCAGGCTATCGGACGCGCCGGATACCCTGCGACATTATTTACCAGGATATCGGGTGGACCAATTATCTGCAGGACTTCAACTGGAGACAGGGCAATTACAAAGACCCTGCCGGCATGCTGTCAGACCTGGCGGACAATGGTTTCAAAGTCATAGTTTCACAAGACCCTGTAATCTCACAAAATAATACCATACAATGGAAAGAGGCCGATTCAATGGGCTATCTGGTCAGCGATATACGAACCGGAAAAGCGTATGATATGCCCTGGCCCTGGGGAGGCAACTGCGGCGTGGTCGATTTTACCAATCCTGCCGTTGCCGGTTGGTGGGGCGACTATCAGCAGAAAGCCATCAGGGATGGTGTAAAAGGGTTCTGGACAGATATGGGCGAACCGGCATGGAGCAATACGGAAGACACCGACCGGCTGTTTATGAAACACCATCTGGGCATGCACAACGAAATTCATAATGTTTATGGCCATACCTGGGATAAGGTTGTAACTGAACAATTTGAAAAACACAATCCGGGCCAACGCATTTTTCAGATGACCCGGTCAGCATTTGCCGGTATGCAACGCTTCACCTTTGGATGGTCGGGCGATGCCGGTGATGGCAATGATGTAACAAACGGATGGAAGCGGCTAAGATACCTGATTCCGCTCGCCTTGTCCTCCGGTATGAGCGGTATTCCATTCTGGAGTTGCGATATTTCAGGCTACTGCGGCGATATAACCGACTACGAAGCCATGGCAGAATTGTATGTCCGCTGGCTTCAGTTCGGGGTTTTCAACCCGATAAGCAGGGCCCATCATGAAGGCAACAACGCGGTTGAACCCTGGCTGTTTGGCCCTGACGCTGAGGAGGCCTGTACCAACGCCATCAACACAAAATATACACTGCTCCCATATATTTACAGCCATGCAAGACAAACCTTTGACAAAGGGTTACCGCTTATGCGGCCAATGGTGATGGCATTCCCCGAAGACAAAGAAACACATAACCTCGATACTCAGTTTATGTTTGGCAGCGATTTGCTGGTAGCCCCGGTCGTGCACCCCAATGCACATATTGCTGAAGTGTACCTGCCCGAAGGGGAATGGGCCAGTTTCAACGATCCGTTTACCCGGTATCCGGGTAACCAGTGGATTGCATATCCGGTTTCATTGCAAACCATTCCTGTTTTCGTAAAGGCAGGCGCTGTTATACCCATGATGCCGGTTATGCAATACATTTATGAAAAGCCTGATGCCCCCGTATGGTTCACTGTTTTTCCCGCGGCCAACGGCAATTCATCCGCCATGCTATATGCAGACGATGGTGAGTCGAACGACTACAAAAAAGACATTTATTCGACAACCGGAGTTAAGTGCAGTTTCAGAAATCATGATATCAGGCTTCTGTTCGAAAAGAAAGATTTCAATGGGGGATATAACTCGGGTAAACGCAACACAGGAGTGAGAATATTTACACAGAATGCCCCTGAAAGTGTGACACTGAATGGTATTAAGGCTAAGAAACTTGCAGATACCAGGCTGCAGGAAAGCTGGTATACAGGCCATAATTCAGCTGCATGGTCATACGATAAAAAAAATGCGATTCTCTGGATCAGATTTCCGGAAACAAAAGATACCTCAGACATCACAATCAAATTTTCCCGTTAATGATAAAGCGAATTATTTTTTTCTCCGGCCTTCTGCTCACTTGCTTGCCGGCAGCATACTGTCAGGAACACGCAAAGACAATTTATCACTCCGAAGCATATTCCATTTATCAAAACAAGGTAGTACAGGACAGTTTCACAGCAACTGCCACATCAGCCACAAGCCTGACATCTGATTACAAAAGCCCTGAAAATGGCAGATACAGCCCGGATATAATTTTTAAATTCAGTATCAACCTGCGCGACAATGAAATGGCCTCAGGGCACGATCATAAAGTCACCCTGCAGCCGGTCAACGGACAATGCACCACAACAGTCCGGTTTGGAAAACAATTTACTCAAACAGCAGAAACAACCGGTTATGACAACCTGGGCCAAAACACACGCTGGGTATTGCGCCTCGACATGCGGGAAGTTTTGTATGCCTTTGAAAAACAAGGTTTCTACACGTTGTATAACGGTGAAAAACTCTACCGTGATGACTTTAAGGGTGTATATGTTGCCGGCAATCAGCCGCCACTGAGCTGGGATTTCAACAATCTGAACTCACAGCCCGGCCTGCAGCTTACTGACGAAGACCATGACGGCATCTTCCAAACCACCCTGGTAATGAATTCGCATGACAACAGCAAAACCACCGCGTCATCATGGACACTGTCAAAGGACATCTCCGCATTCCCGGCCTATCATTCTGACTATCTGATATCCGACGCATTGTATAACCTTGCCCTGGAGGAGATGGTGAAAGCGGTTGAACCCGACAGCACATTCAGAACAGGTAAGGAGTGGGCTGGTGTGTGGACGCGCGATATCAGTTACAGCATCATCCTGTCCATGGCATATCTGCAACCGCAGGTAGCCATGAACAGCCTTATGCGTAAGGTAAAAAATGGCAGAATTATTCAGGACACCGGCACAGGGGGAGCATATCCGGTTTCAACCGACAGGATGATCTGGGCCGTAGCAGCATGGGAAGTCTATAAAGCCACCGGCAGCAAGGAGTGGCTGGATCAAATTTACCCTATAATAAGAAACTCCGTTGAGGATGATCTTCACAATATCTGCAATCCGGAAACCGGCCTGGTAAAAGGCGAATCATCGTTTCTCGACTGGAGGGAACAGACCTATCCCCGGTGGATGCAGCCTGCCGATATCTTTTCTTCAGAAAACCTTGGCACCAACGCCGTTCATTATCAGGCAAATATCGTCCTTGCTGAGATTGCCGGCCGTTTGGGCGAGTCAGAAGCAACCGGAAAATACCTGGAAAATGCAGGAAAAATCAAAGCCGGAATCAACAAATTTCTATGGATGCCCGACAAAGGATACTATGGGCAGTATCTTTACGGCCGAAATTTCCAATTGCTGTCACCAAGATCTGAAGCCCTTGGAGAAGCGCTTTGCATCCTGTTTGGAATCAGCGGTCAGGACCAAAGCATTTCCATAGTAAGGAAAGTGCCGGTAACCGACTTCGGGATTCCGTGCATCTTTCCGCAGATACCCGGCATACCCCCTTACCATAACAATGGCATCTGGCCTTTTGTACAATCATACTGGGCCCTGGCCTCGGCCAAAGCAGGAAACGAGAATGCCGTGGTTGAGTCCATCGCTGCTATATACAGACCTGCAGCCCTGTTTCTTACCAATAAAGAAAATTTTGTAGCCGGATCGGGCGATTATGCAGGCACACAAATCAATTCGGACAACATGCTCTGGAGCCTCTCCGGCAGCATCGCCCTGGTGCACAAAATCCTTTTCGGGCTGGAATTAAGAACAGACAGCCTTTCATTTCAACCTTTTATTCCCGAAGCACTCAGCGGCAAACAATCACTAACCGGATTCAGGTACCGCGATATGGTGCTCGACATTGAAACGGAAGGTTACGGCAATAAAATCCTCCGTTTTACCATAGATGATATAGCAACCAATGCCTTTGCAGTTCCCGCCACCCTTAAAGGAAAGCACAGGATAAAAATCATCCTCGACGGCTTTACAGGAGCCGAAAACACCATCAACAAATGCGCGAATGATTTTTCGCCCGAAACGCCCCAGGTGAAATATGAAGATGGTATACTTTCATGGGATATTATTGAAAATGCAACCGGATACATAATCATCTGCAATGGAAAGACCATTGACACCACGCATGATAACCACTACCGGGTTGAATCGAACGGATATGCAGAGTTCCAGGTTGTAGCAAAAGGACTAAGCAACACCATTTCATTTGCTTCTGAACCATTGGCTGTGTATGAAAAAGATATGTGCATTTCGCTGAATATTGAAGACTTTGCAGGCCCGGTGGCCGGAGAATTCAGGGATTATACAGGGAGAGGCTATATTATGCTTCGCAAAAATGAAAACGGCGATATTACCATTCCTGTAGATATTCCGGAAAAAGGTACATATTCCATACAGATCAGATATGCCAATGGCAACGGGCCGGTTAACACTGAGAATAAATGTGCTGTTCGCAGCCTGAAACTTAATGGAATTGATTCCGGCATATTCGTATTCCCGCAAAGGGGTGCAGGCGAATGGTCAAACTGGGGATTATCCAATGTGGCGATTGTTTCGATGGAAAAAGGGGGAAATATCCTCCAACTCTCCTACAGACCTGAGAATGAAAACATGCATGGCGAGGTCAATGATGTTGCGGTTGACAGCATTATGCTGATAAAGACGGGCTTATGATTCACATTCCTGAGAGGCTCTTTAAGCGATGAACAGGCCTCAGGCTACAGGAGACGATTCCGGATAAAAGGTCTTAACCGCTTGAATCCTGTATTGGCATATGCAAAACAGCATTCATGCGTGACGACCGGCAATTCTTTTAAGTCAATTCCTCCATCAGCATCTTTTTTGCATCCTTTAGTCTGGCTTTCTCCGCTTCGGGCAGCACGGGATATTCCACCTTCAGCTCCTTCAGCCGATTGATGATGATATTGCTCACGGCATATCGCATAAACCATTTGCGGTCGGCCGGGATCACAAACCAGGGGGCATGTTCGGTGGAAGTTGAGGTGAGCATATCGCTGTATGCATTCATATAATCATCCCAGTGGGCGCGCTCCTTTACATCGCCGGAAGAGAATTTCCAGTTTTTTGCAGGATCTTCAATGCGCTCCAGAAAACGCTTCTTCTGTTCCTCTTTAGAGACATTCAGGAAAAACTTCAGGATAATGGTGCCGTTCTCGGTCAGGTGCTTTTCGAGGTCGTTGATCTGCCGGTAACGGCTTTTCCAGAAATCCCTATCCACCGCATCCACGGTTTTAATCCCCGGAAGGTTCTGCGCCAGCAGGTACTCAGGATGCACCTTTACCACCAGCACCTCTTCGTAATACGAACGGTTAAATATCCCGAACCTGCCGCGCTCGGGAAGACATTTGTAGGTTCGCCAGATGTAATCATGATCCAGCTCAGTGGCCGAAGGGATCTTGAAACTGTAGACTTCACAGCCCTGGGGATTAAGGCCCGACATCACGTGCTTGATGGTGCCGTCCTTGCCCGCAGCATCCATCGCCTGGAATATCAGCAAAACCGCATACCGGTTATGGGCGTAGAGTTTATCCTGAAGCCCGATCAGCTCATTCACGTTTTCCTCCAGGAGTTTTACCCCTTCATCTTTCCCGTTAAGGATTCCCTTGTAGGACGAATCAAAGTCCGATACCCTGATTTTTGTTCCGGGCTTTGCCAGAATGGCCGGGTCGTGCAGCAGGTTTTTCTTTCTCATAAACTTCA
It includes:
- a CDS encoding SusF/SusE family outer membrane protein, with protein sequence MKRLTYIACCLMAMAFATGCKEDELADLNKGDTPLALTLSEQTLILNETNRDKTILSMNWTSGSNYGTNAAITYELQIAQAGTGFTDPLTYFPGKTVYNYTFTTKALNNAIRGHFNTQAGTGITLEARVIATVAADNVDPQVSPVVSFSVTTYEPVSETLFLYGTATSAGWDNSQAIAMTPAEVPGTFTWQGQLSSGGFKFLTVAGQDFPSYVKGNSQNSIVLRTSASQTDNPWTISDPGIYEIEVNLLALSVLITKMEGPAYSQIFMVGSAAPNGWDISNATELVQNPDNLYEFTYTGVMNPGEFKFPVNRNSDWQQDMYMKLDETHMYLHHGGDPDDSKWEIAKKGYYTITLNLQDLTISINRLKLYMVGSATPIGWDISNSIEMEEDATDGCIFKYSGPMIAGEFKFPVNRNSDWGQDMYMRLDDTHMYLHHGGDPDDNKWTLTEDGNYAITANVEALTINIQKL
- a CDS encoding endo-dextranase, with the protein product MQVTKAITNRPVFLFLVALIALSGCSKDKADTGNDSIPGNLPAPVFYNLAVESDKACYRPGEEVNFSLTGPISLPARVRYKNLNTLVEDIELNGTAWKWKTPDTDFKGYLAEVYGMDNNKEVIYASIAIDVSSDWTKFPRYGFLSNFGVADDQKIPQVIADLNRYHINGLQFYDWHNKHHKPLPVSGGMPETTWKDIGNRIVSLSTVKHYIQAAHDRNMKAMFYNLLYGAWDNAQADGVEREWYIFTDNTHTNLDFHALSNPFLSNLYLLDPSNTGWQHYLNAQHEIVYNHLDFDGYHIDQLGDRGNRYTYNGNFLNLAQSFGSFLESNNTAFPGKYAVMNAVNQYGQQTLAQSPVNFLYTEVWQPFDTYKDLTSIIKQNNMLTGATKNQVLAAYVNYELSDTREFFNDASVLFADAVIFAFGGAHLELGEHMLSREYFPNNKLRVSETLKTALIAYYDFMVAYQNLLRDGGIFNNITLHPVDDKVKFAAWPETSGCVSVAGKQVGERQVIHLINFSAATTTSWRDNSGIQAMPPIISGAKISFTHHGQINEIWMASPDIAGGSPRNLEFLKQGDKISIEIPSLKYWNMIVVE
- a CDS encoding alpha-L-rhamnosidase-related protein, producing the protein MIKRIIFFSGLLLTCLPAAYCQEHAKTIYHSEAYSIYQNKVVQDSFTATATSATSLTSDYKSPENGRYSPDIIFKFSINLRDNEMASGHDHKVTLQPVNGQCTTTVRFGKQFTQTAETTGYDNLGQNTRWVLRLDMREVLYAFEKQGFYTLYNGEKLYRDDFKGVYVAGNQPPLSWDFNNLNSQPGLQLTDEDHDGIFQTTLVMNSHDNSKTTASSWTLSKDISAFPAYHSDYLISDALYNLALEEMVKAVEPDSTFRTGKEWAGVWTRDISYSIILSMAYLQPQVAMNSLMRKVKNGRIIQDTGTGGAYPVSTDRMIWAVAAWEVYKATGSKEWLDQIYPIIRNSVEDDLHNICNPETGLVKGESSFLDWREQTYPRWMQPADIFSSENLGTNAVHYQANIVLAEIAGRLGESEATGKYLENAGKIKAGINKFLWMPDKGYYGQYLYGRNFQLLSPRSEALGEALCILFGISGQDQSISIVRKVPVTDFGIPCIFPQIPGIPPYHNNGIWPFVQSYWALASAKAGNENAVVESIAAIYRPAALFLTNKENFVAGSGDYAGTQINSDNMLWSLSGSIALVHKILFGLELRTDSLSFQPFIPEALSGKQSLTGFRYRDMVLDIETEGYGNKILRFTIDDIATNAFAVPATLKGKHRIKIILDGFTGAENTINKCANDFSPETPQVKYEDGILSWDIIENATGYIIICNGKTIDTTHDNHYRVESNGYAEFQVVAKGLSNTISFASEPLAVYEKDMCISLNIEDFAGPVAGEFRDYTGRGYIMLRKNENGDITIPVDIPEKGTYSIQIRYANGNGPVNTENKCAVRSLKLNGIDSGIFVFPQRGAGEWSNWGLSNVAIVSMEKGGNILQLSYRPENENMHGEVNDVAVDSIMLIKTGL
- a CDS encoding glycoside hydrolase family 31 protein; protein product: MKILKLLTFFVIVSGTIFARDNDTPAPVFPGNCLSYQITGPQVTFRCESEINVMLKLCSPGIIRFWYEQGEFSRQNESFAVVNDDIDNQLTWSVTEQESGYELYTTSLIIRIKKRPFQVRIYDKYQKLLLEDYGNEGFEKVSDTIICRKLLRDGENIYGLGEKSGKLNRRGGRYTMWNSDKPCYDINEDPLYKSIPFFISSAGYGIYFDNTYRSTFDFGASKQDCLTISAPGGEMICYFIYGPSMPQIIEKYMQLTGSPIMPPVWALGFSQCRGLLTNEQLTRDIAAGYRTRRIPCDIIYQDIGWTNYLQDFNWRQGNYKDPAGMLSDLADNGFKVIVSQDPVISQNNTIQWKEADSMGYLVSDIRTGKAYDMPWPWGGNCGVVDFTNPAVAGWWGDYQQKAIRDGVKGFWTDMGEPAWSNTEDTDRLFMKHHLGMHNEIHNVYGHTWDKVVTEQFEKHNPGQRIFQMTRSAFAGMQRFTFGWSGDAGDGNDVTNGWKRLRYLIPLALSSGMSGIPFWSCDISGYCGDITDYEAMAELYVRWLQFGVFNPISRAHHEGNNAVEPWLFGPDAEEACTNAINTKYTLLPYIYSHARQTFDKGLPLMRPMVMAFPEDKETHNLDTQFMFGSDLLVAPVVHPNAHIAEVYLPEGEWASFNDPFTRYPGNQWIAYPVSLQTIPVFVKAGAVIPMMPVMQYIYEKPDAPVWFTVFPAANGNSSAMLYADDGESNDYKKDIYSTTGVKCSFRNHDIRLLFEKKDFNGGYNSGKRNTGVRIFTQNAPESVTLNGIKAKKLADTRLQESWYTGHNSAAWSYDKKNAILWIRFPETKDTSDITIKFSR
- a CDS encoding polyphosphate kinase 2 family protein translates to MRKKNLLHDPAILAKPGTKIRVSDFDSSYKGILNGKDEGVKLLEENVNELIGLQDKLYAHNRYAVLLIFQAMDAAGKDGTIKHVMSGLNPQGCEVYSFKIPSATELDHDYIWRTYKCLPERGRFGIFNRSYYEEVLVVKVHPEYLLAQNLPGIKTVDAVDRDFWKSRYRQINDLEKHLTENGTIILKFFLNVSKEEQKKRFLERIEDPAKNWKFSSGDVKERAHWDDYMNAYSDMLTSTSTEHAPWFVIPADRKWFMRYAVSNIIINRLKELKVEYPVLPEAEKARLKDAKKMLMEELT
- a CDS encoding RagB/SusD family nutrient uptake outer membrane protein is translated as MKTLKYTLACLMLISLAACEKFLDTAPLDSINTSNFYKTKEDAIAAINGAYQPLQWPKLYNMRIWTTDIWAGNSLVGAGGGTDGIETQDIANFVTSTDNAAALDVWRGPAPGILRCNLVLENVPGMDIDQDLKNRITGEAYFLRANYYFILVRLFGDVPLITKAQTPDDDLRPRRTAASVVYDTIIGDLKRAIELLPQREAYSGADIGRASKGAATGMLAKVYLTLGRYDETVNLCQRVTSLGYTLNENYTDNFNPSRKNSPESLFEVQYYGKTSYSFWDNENQASWVSTFTGPRNSDFVAGGWGWNQPTQEFVSLYENGDNRKEATILYDGCPSFDEKEYKASFSSTGYNLRKFLVSKSVTEDYDGSPANWPVLRYADVLLMEAEALCELNRTGEAYGPLNQVRNRAGLDNLSGLSQSALRDAIRKERRIELAFEGSRWFDLIRYDNGQYAAAFFNSIGKTNFSSKFLLLPIPQKEIDANPNLTQNSGY